The genomic stretch TATCGACCACAATATTTTTCAGTATCTGAATATGGGTATTATCAGTGAGTTTAATATCACTGATAATGCTTATATCAAACCGCTTGCTCATCACTTCACCTAGCACTTCATCCCGAGATTCATAACGACCTGAACATACATTCAACGATTGGCAATGCGTAAACACATTATCACGTAATAACGTCGCTATCGGTTGCTTGATGGCTTTGGCTAACGCCTCTTTTAACGTCCATATACGGTATAAAGCTTTTGCATGTACTTCCTTGCTTACCTGCTCAGTAACACCTTCAGTTTGACTCATACAGGCGTGTAATTCTTCACTGTGGTAATAATGCTTTGCCACTTTTTCGAGTGAGCGTTTGTTCGAAAGCCATTCTAAATCGACACCCAGTTGTATTGATTTAAATACAGGCCGCTGGCTTGGTACAAGGGCTACGATCACGTGGCCGTGCGAGTGGGATATACAAGCGTGTAGCGTGATAGCTTGGTTATTTTGATAGACCTTTAAGCAAGTATCTTTATCATCGAAGAGCACGGTCAGGGAGTTAAAATCATAGCCGAAGTATTGGTTCGCATAAGTTTTAATAATAAAACGACTCGCGAGGTATTCTTGCTTTGCTTGCAATTGTTTACGCTTGGCTAATATGGACTGTTCTTGTGGTTGTAAATATTGCGTAGCCAGTGCCGAGATCTGCTCGCTAGCAATGGTGTTACTGTTAAATAAGTACACGTCCATTGGTGCATCAGTATTGATTCGCAAGTCGCTATGCGAACTAAAGGTTAATTGCTGACGAAAGAATAAGGCAGTGTGTGGCATGCAAGCTGAGACCGTTATAGTGCTGTGGGCGCAAAGTATAACAATCTCTGTCTGTTACTTCAGTAAACTGCGGAATTTTTTTTGTTGCTGTAATAGCCACTCTGGTGTTGTTGAGGTAATACCTTCAGGCTTGAGCATTGGATGTAATCGCATTATTTTATTCACCGTTAACTCGTGTTGCTGTTCGATATCGATAAATAAGATGCTCTTACCATTTTCGAGGGATTGTTTGAATACTTTGCTATTAATATCGGGCAGGTGAATATCAAGGTTTTCACCTTCCCAAGTGCAAAATACCACTATCACTAAAGCTAATAGGATCATTGGCATTCCGCCCAGTGGTCCAAGATACCAACCTTGAATATAGGTCATTAGCAAAATACTGACCGCGACCAGCATACCAATCGCAGCGCCGATATCACCATTCTTCATTAAGCCTTTCTTTAATGCATCATCAACTTGATATAAATGATGCTTGCTGAGGGATTCATCATCATTGGTTAAGGTGTGGGTCTGAGATTTATCGATGCCAAAGGACTGCAATTCATGTTCGATTATATCCAGTTCATCCAGAGAATCGATTATATAATAATGCCTTAACATGGTAACCACCTTACAGCTTAATGGCATGATAGTAATTTTAGCGCACAACCTTATTAGTATAGTTGATTATAGTTATACTAAAATGGATTTACATTAATAGAAACTTATAACCTAACGAGACCATCAATAACATCAGCGAAGCGGATAATGTTTTTCGCACAAAGTCAGGACCAAATTTCATTGCTGATACACTGCCTAGATGGTTACCGATTAGGTTCATAAGCACTAAAGGTAGCGCCAACATATAAAGTAACTTACCCGCTAACATAAACGCAATCAGTGCCCCGATATTCGATGTAAAATTGAATAACTTGGAAGTTGCAGAGGCCGATACTAAATCAAACTTTAACAGGTAGTGCAGGACTAAGATCAAGAAACTACCCGTACCTGGTCCAAAGAAACCATCATAAAAACCAATTACAAATACGGCTAATGGTACGCCAAAATAGATAACCTTAGTATTAACGACTTGTTCGCTATGGCGATTATCTTGCTTAGGAATAAAAGAGATGATGATGCCAATGGGTAGCATACCAAGGATTATCTTACCCACAGTATCAGGGTCAAAGTAGAGGATCGCTTCGGCGCCCAGGTAAGCACCCACTAATCCTGCTGGGATCCCCGACGCGACTGCATTCCAAATGACCTTCTTGTTTTTGACAAAGTTTCGGATCGCCGCAATAGTGCCCAGTGTGCTGACTATTTTTTCTTGCCCCAAAGCAAGCTGTGGTGGTAACCCCGCTAAGATGAATGAGGGCACGAGTATTAGGCCTCCACCGCCAGCAACACTGTCAATAAAGCCTGCTGCAAGCGCAGATGTCATTAATGCTAGCAGTATCCATAGCGTTATATCTGAACCAAAAATTTCCATTGTTATTCTCCTATCGGTATAAATAATTTAGTCATCCTGGTTGATCCACACTGATCATGATTGGATCTGCAATGTTAAAATCACAATGACATATGTCAATTATTACGGTATTGCATTACGGTGAGGTATGTCAATTACATTTGTACAATTAATTAACAATCACGCTTTTATGACTCGGTGCTTTTGTGAATAGATAAATAGAGAGGTGTGATGGATCTAGCGCTGTATGTTTTATGCCAGCAAGGTAAACTAAGGGTAATCAATATTATGTTTTTATTGTGTTCATCAGAGGCAAGTTAATGAGTGATATAAAGTTTCGACAGATCGCCGAAACCATTGAAGCTAGAATTAATACCGGTGTCTATCCCGCTAATACCAAATTACCACCACATCGGGTGCTCGCTGATGAGCTTGAAACGACGCCAACAACAGTGTCTAAAGCTTATAAATTATTGGCAGAAAAAAACAAGGTAGAATCCTTTATTGGTCGTGGTACGTTTGTCTGTGGTGATTCGGAATTGGAAACGGTTATTCAAGCACCAGAAGATGATGCGGATTATAATTTTTCGATTTTACAGCCTTGCTTAAAACACAATGTGTTACCACTGCAGGCCGCCTTTCAGAAAACCTATGCAACATTACCGAGTGAACTATTAGGTTATATTGAACATTCAGGACATCTAGCGCATCGACAAGCGGGGATGAAATGGGCGGCAGAGTTTGGTTTGTCAGTATCTGATCCTGAGCAAATATTGCTTGCTAGTGGCGCGCAAAATGCTTTGGAGATTTTGATCCAGACCTATACCAAGCCGGGTGATTGTATTGCCGTTGAAGCATTTACTTATCCTGGTATGCTCTCTATCGCTAATTTATTGGGCCGTCGTATTGTCGAAGTTCCGATGGATGATAAAGGCATGTGCCCGATTGCGCTGAAACAGACTATTCTTAGCGATAAGCCAAAAGTGGTTGTCATCGTGCCGTCACATCAAAACCCGACCGGTGTGACTATGCCGAAAGCGCGTAGAGAAGCGATTGCCAAGGT from Moritella marina ATCC 15381 encodes the following:
- a CDS encoding 4'-phosphopantetheinyl transferase family protein, with the protein product MPHTALFFRQQLTFSSHSDLRINTDAPMDVYLFNSNTIASEQISALATQYLQPQEQSILAKRKQLQAKQEYLASRFIIKTYANQYFGYDFNSLTVLFDDKDTCLKVYQNNQAITLHACISHSHGHVIVALVPSQRPVFKSIQLGVDLEWLSNKRSLEKVAKHYYHSEELHACMSQTEGVTEQVSKEVHAKALYRIWTLKEALAKAIKQPIATLLRDNVFTHCQSLNVCSGRYESRDEVLGEVMSKRFDISIISDIKLTDNTHIQILKNIVVDTM
- a CDS encoding sulfite exporter TauE/SafE family protein, with protein sequence MEIFGSDITLWILLALMTSALAAGFIDSVAGGGGLILVPSFILAGLPPQLALGQEKIVSTLGTIAAIRNFVKNKKVIWNAVASGIPAGLVGAYLGAEAILYFDPDTVGKIILGMLPIGIIISFIPKQDNRHSEQVVNTKVIYFGVPLAVFVIGFYDGFFGPGTGSFLILVLHYLLKFDLVSASATSKLFNFTSNIGALIAFMLAGKLLYMLALPLVLMNLIGNHLGSVSAMKFGPDFVRKTLSASLMLLMVSLGYKFLLM
- a CDS encoding PLP-dependent aminotransferase family protein, whose protein sequence is MSDIKFRQIAETIEARINTGVYPANTKLPPHRVLADELETTPTTVSKAYKLLAEKNKVESFIGRGTFVCGDSELETVIQAPEDDADYNFSILQPCLKHNVLPLQAAFQKTYATLPSELLGYIEHSGHLAHRQAGMKWAAEFGLSVSDPEQILLASGAQNALEILIQTYTKPGDCIAVEAFTYPGMLSIANLLGRRIVEVPMDDKGMCPIALKQTILSDKPKVVVIVPSHQNPTGVTMPKARREAIAKVIRAGDIWLLEDDIYGFLNETIIPAISNYIPEKSFHITSLSKAISPALRCAFIKAPKSEVRRVGACIRTSIWLASPLNFAVATQLINSGEAFAMANKQKQLATQRQTFATKQFGFLVCSSQPTSYHVWIQLPEHWRQEHFVMEAKNQQLLVSSGGYFSQQSDKSNHIRLSLMAIDDEQRFQQGIVLLADLIKGGQGSHFLF